AATGGTTAATCATGTACATTCCCCAAAGTTCCACACAAAATCAATGAGAAAAGCATGCCTGAGAAAGCTGTGGTTTATTCTTCTGAACATTATCTAGTTTCAAGTTTGCCTTAACCTTATGGAATGTAACCTGAggagagaacaaaaaaatgaaataattaaacaagttacagaaaaataataataaaaaaaggccATTATATTATAGTTATTATCATAACCAGAATTGATatggaaaatgaaatattaatagTACCAGTCATTGCATTAATTGGCTAACTAAATTGAATCTATTAATGAGGAAACCAATTTGTTATGAGCCAATAAAACCATTTACATGAATGTTATTTTTATCCATCATTCATTCTTCTATTCAACTGGGAATCATGTGGTTCAAGAAATGAAATAAGATGGGAGTAACTAGAAGCTAAATAACCACATTTTTAAGCTAGTTCTTTACTCACATAAGTTTGTTGCATaagcaaacaaaaaaacttGAATTTGCCAAATATTAAAAAGCAAGCATTAGGGAAAGGATTTTCATAGGTCAGAAAACATTGCTACCCCAGATAATTCTGCCAAATGCGGATCCTCAATCTTGAAAGTGAACAGACTTGGTACTGGATCTATAATTGAATGACCAAGCTGTGTGGCTAGGGCATAACCCTGTATCAACAAAAAAGAAACTTCATTAAGAAATGTAATCCATGCTCATGAAAATGCAGATGAGCCTATTATCCATCACAACCTGCCGGCTACTCCCACTAGCAATTAATAGGTAATCAGCTTCAAGATATTCAACTGAATTGATAGTACGCTTCTCAATCTTGAGAAGGAATTTCCCACCAACAGTAGTTGACACAGTTGTCACAACTTTTCCAGTCTGCAGCAAAACTGATTGAGGAGCTCACTTTTCAGCATGCACATCAACATACGTCAAGAAAATGTAAACATAAAACTTTGACACCCAAGACCTATTATTAACATCTGAGACAATATCATACAGCATGACATTTGTCTGCCAACAGTAATAAGACCCCCTCATAAAATCTATCtatttatctatctatctatatatctTTTTCAGATATATTATGGTTGAGAATTAGCAAAATAGTATATGATTCCTTATATATTCCTTTACTGGAAGAGCTgcaactaaaatatttataaattaacaGGGGTATGCTATCTTGTTGTCTGGGAatcattaaacataaaaatgcaaTAGAAAGGACCCTACAAGCCTGTCAATAAATAAAGCCCCACAAAATTAACTTTTTGTCAGCAGGAAATCCTTGATATCTATATTTACCTAACAGTTTTCCATTGAAGGATCTGCAATAAAAGAGCATATTAAAGGTCAGGAGTCAACTTCCCAAAGACATTCACCTGGCAAAAAGGTGGTTTAATAGGACATTGTGGTGCTAAAGAACCACAAACCCCACAACATAAGCACAATGAAAGAGATGGGGAACAAGTAAACAGTACCAAACAGTTCCTAGTCGGTAAACATACCTCTCCTCTTCTTCATCTCAGACATGAGGCACTCAATTACAGAAGACGAACTGTTGCTGACAGGAAATACCCGCCCATCATCCTCAGTCTAAGGGTAGAATAGTAATGCACAATTATAAGAATCAATATCATATGCACAATAAAGATAGAAACAAGTGGAATGCTTTCTTGGAAATAACCTTTAGGTTCACACCATGATCAGAAAACCATGACATTGTATCCACTGGGCCATGCATGCTGAAGAAAGACCCCCTGAATTCCTTATTACCCCTAGGATAATGCTCTGCCAAAATCTATGCACAAATTTAGCATTCTgaacaatattttatcatacTAATGTTCAAATCCTGGATTactattttagaattttcaatcATACAACTGATATTGAGAATGCCAGATAgatgagaataaaaaagaagttACAATTTTGTTGGTCGGTTCATTTATATTCTGCCAATATCAGAGTATTTATTCAGTCCAAGAAACACAGAAAATTTATGAGGAAAGTGTGAGTTGTTTTAGTGAATTTATCATACTCAAGCAACTTTAAACCAGAAATATTGGCAGACCCAGAAGTCAGAAAGGATTATAAAAGCTACTTCTCCATAGCCCAATCCAATGCAACAAAAATCTGTCCTAAGTTATGGGTTACAAAACACTAGACAATACCACAGCTATAGCTAAGCAGTAAAATGATTCCAATTATCTTGTTTCCAGGAATTTATGAAACCAAGGTTATCACTACTGCCCTCAGGAAGTCAAATAAGCATTTCAATATAGCCACACCACATATCTTCAATTTCTGAGTTCTGCACCCAACAAAAGCATGAATAATCCCAAAACAGTATAGCCATTGATCTTCCTTGGATATTAACATGAAATAATTCAGGATTAGTAATACAAGATGACACCAATCATGACACACATACTGGAAATGAACCATATCACATCTTGACCAACAGCCAGTAAATAACTACTTCCTACTCCAAGGTGAACCATTAGACTAGGTCTATATTGATCAATTAAACATAATTCAATTGGTgtataaatgaaagaaagaaaagatttCACAAGTGAAATATGCATCATTACCAAGAGGAAATAAAGTATCATATCAGTAGTTACTAAACAAATCACACATAGGCAACAGTACAGCTCGGCAGGTTGTATaaacaatatcttttatatgcgTGGATTTTTACATAATACAACTATTTTCCTAATTATAAAGGTTCTCGAAAAACAAGATGTCTCTTATTTCATCATAGTAAGCCTCACCATTTTGTCCAGACAATGCCCATTTGTCACATTGCATCGCCCTCCTCCGGAAATTTTCACCTGTGCATTTTGTGAAGAACACCACATTCAGGtgatgtattaaaaaaaaacccaactaTCAAACTTGTTTTCCGTATGAATCCCCAAGATTGTTTTCCCGGAAAAAAcaaacagtaaaaaaaaaaaaaaaaaatcgctgTGAAGAAGACCCACTGTGCATTAATTATCCATGGATGTCTACATTGAAATCAGACAAACCTTTGAGAGCGGCTTTCCCTTTTCAATTATCACCACGTCGAGATTGGGAGCTACAGTCTTGGCCCTGATTGCTCCATACACTCCAGCAGCTCCACCCCCAACCACCACCAACCGCTCTTCACTTGACTatcaatcaaagaaaaataacaaacaaccaaaaatcttcaaaaagaaaaaaagaaaaagaaaaaaagaaacaaaaaaaaaaattgtttccctCCGTTTGGTTAcggagaaaacaaaataaaagcagAGAAACGTCACCTTTTGAGACGTGGAGGTTGCAGCTGTGGTAAATAATCTCTTCTTGGGGGACATAATGGGAAAACCATGGTTTCTGCTAATGCTAGTGTGGATGAAGCGGACGAGAGTGAAGCTCATGAATCCTCTGGAATTTGGATATACGGCCCCGCTCCTTTCGTGAACCGGTAGGTCATTTACGGGTGGAATCCGGTGCGGATGAGGACAGTAGAGCTTACTGTGATCATTACGTGGCGAGATTCCATTGGTTGACTTCATAATTCCATTAGTTCTTGGTTCAAATTTGAAAGGGTGGCATCGGTTCGACcttttcaattattaatattacctATAATTTCGGAACCATAATTATCTATAATTTTGGCCCTACATTAATCGTCggttcaacttttttttttttttttctattttccttttgatatttttttttcaatttttttttaaatgggtaaATGTAAACGAAAATTctaattatcttatattttttatatttaatcatttaatgTTAATAGAATTTGTATCAACTTGAATTACACCACACTTCAAGATCCACCAAGAAAAATCAGAGtataaatggaagaaaatctcTGAATTCTTCATCATCAActcttccttttccttcttcttgTTCCCCTATTGTGCAATGCAGTAGCCTCAGAATCAAGAAATGGCGAAGAAGAAGCCAACCCCATTTCCCTCGCCGTCTACCGACTCCGGCGAGAACGTAGCAGAGGCAGAGGCCTCAGTCACCGGGGAATGCGAGCGAGCGCTCCTTGTGCTTCGCAAAGGAAACCACGCCAAAGCGCTGAGGCTCATAAAGGACCTCTGCGTTCGCCACCCAAGCTCCGCTGTTGCCCACATTGTTCAAGGCGATATTCTCTGCCAGTTTGCTACTGTAATCGACGACCTCAGACTCAAGCACCGCCACCTCAAGAGCGCGGCGGAGTCAATGCAGCGAGCGACGCTGCTGTCCCCTGATTCGATTGAGTTTGGGTATATGTACGCGAGTGTGTTGTTCGATTTGTGCGAGGATGGTAAAGCATATGAAGAAGTAGTGCAAGAATGTAAAAGGGCATTATCCATTAAACCCAAAAAGGAGAGTCCAGTAAAGGACAGTTATTTGGGAGTGTCTATACCAGTGAAGAACCTTATGGAAACACGAGAAGCTCTGTTCTCCCTAATGAAAATATGTTCTCTTTCGGATTCCGTGAAGAATCTTGAGAAAGCGGATGAAGAGGAGAAGCTTGAGTCGATTCATCTTGAGGGGAGTCCGGTATTAATTAAGTCGGTTACCAAGGGACCCATTGAGACTAAGGAGGAAACGGAGACGCAAGATGAGAAGAGGATGGAGATTGAGACCCGGGTAGCAGAAGAAAGGCTTCTGCCCCAGAGGTTGAAGACACCTGAATCCCATAATCAGACAGATGGAGCGTGTGATTTGTTTCTGGGACCTCATAAACCAGGACAAAGAAAGGAGTATCTGAACGAAAAGGAGATTAAGCCACATGTGGATCAGATGGAGCAGATTAAAACTTATTGGAATTCCATAGATGATGACAAGAAGAGGGGGTTGCTTAAAGTGAGAATTTGTGATCTAAAAGCCCATTTTGAATCGTCCAAGGATGATACGGTGATGGAGATTTTATCCGAAGCCATTGGTTTTGCGGAGGAGAACAAATCTTGGTCGTTCTTGGCTTGTTGCCAttgtgatgagaaatttggggATATTGAACCATACAGAAAGCACATTAATCAGAAGCACATGGGAAGTCTTTCGCCTGAGTTGTGTTCAGTTATGCCCCAAGAAGTTGATAGGCATTGGGCTGATATGATTGTGAAGGGTAGATGGAAGCCAGTTGATATCCCTGCTGCATTAAAAACCCTTGATAGTCATAGCAGTGCAGAAGGTGGAATACATAAGTGGCCGTTGTCGGATGATTCTGAGCGCGAAAAGATCCTTGAGGAAATCCATGTCATGTTCAAAACCCTCCTGAGGCGTAAATACCTTGCTGCAAGTCATCTTAGCCTGATAATGGAGTACACCGTGATTGAGATGCAGGCTAATTTTTTGGCATCACAGCTTTTAACTCATGGTCTGGACAAAACACCTCTGTGCATCTGCTTTTTGGGAGTTCCTCATCTTCAACAGATTCTTGACTATTTGCGGGTGGTGGCTCAAGCGTGTGGTATAAATGATTCTGAGAAGATTGGCTCCATACAAGAGATGGCCAGTGGCAGAGACAAGTTCCAAATCAAAGAAAGAATTGTTTTATCTGGTGACTCATTGATTCTTCTTTTGGATAAACGCTTCCTGGGAGAAGCTGCCAATGCAGCTAATGGCTGGGCAGTAACTTTTGGTATCAAAGATCAAGGAGATTATGCTCTGCCAGAGACTGATTCTTTAGTGTCTTGGTTATTTAGAGGTCCTTCAATGGAAGAATTGGAAGAAGTGTGGGCACGTCTAAGAGAATTTAGAAAACATAAAGGAGAGGAAATTTTCCATATCCTTGGGAAAGAATTTTCCCTCTTGGAGAGCTTATGTAGGAGAAAATGTGAGCAATTGGGTTATGCAAAAGCACTTGAGTCAGTTGAGAGTATCTGTTTGAAGGAATTTAAGGACAGGAAGCAACCGGGGTTTGTTCCACGAAGTTATGAGTCCCTTCTGGAGAGGCGTCGAGAAGAGCTTGAGAAGGATGATGATGCTATGTCTATCAGTGTTAGGTTTGAGTTAGATGTGATATCAAATATTCTTAAAGAAGCACAAGGTCTGAGAGCTGATCAACTCGAACGAGATCAAAATGATTTGGAAAGCGATGAAGATGATGGAAGCGAAGAGCGGGAATACGTGCTTATAGCACTATCACAAAAAATGGAGAGACATCGAGCTTCTCCTGAGGTATTCAACTCAGTATATGTGAACTTCAACATGATTTTAGATATATAATGCAGCTcatattattcataaaatttataccTGATTTTCTCAATTATCATACAATAATTCACAAAATATTTTGTGAATAGCTGTCTTTTTTGTGCTCTTGATGTGCTTCTTTGCTTTTGCCTGTTGCAGGCATCCTTTAACTTTCTCCATGATATGTTTCTCTAGGGATGAATATTGATCTCCCTTAatactctgtttggttgccaggaaaaaaaaatagaaaaaggaaaccaAAACTTGTGAAGGTTACAAATTTCCAATCCTTTAGGACAAACATAAAGAGTCTAtccaactaagctaaattaTACTATCTGGCTTAGTTGATTGCGTTTGCTTCTTTTTTAGGAAAACAGAAGCAACTGTAAGTTAAGAATTTCCTTGACCATCTTCTCTGATTCCCCAATAACTAAATAGAGGATGAAGAAAGAACCGTTCGATAATTTTGTCCTTCCTGGTCTCACTGTGTTCATCCCTGCAGCTTTGCAAACTTGATGCACGGATCATGCAATGTATTGATGGCAGGAAGCAGCTGGAGTTTGAACTTGCAGTAGCATCTTCTGATGACTATAGGCTAGTTATGGTGATCCTTCTGAAGTTATTCATTCGGGTTTGTATTGAATTTGCCTGACCATTTTCCCAATGCTTTTCACCTTATTGTGGACCaaacttttaacatttttggGGTTTCTCCTTTCCAGGCACACTTGCTGGAACTGGCTGAAAAATATGCCAAAGAGAAGTATGATGCCGCAACAGAAACAATGTTAGCACAGCTTGCAATTGATGCCAACAAACTACTAACAAAAGAGATGATTATGGGAAACAGACACAGGGAAAATCAAAGcataagaaaatgaacaaatattaCAGAAAAGCTAAGCATTTGAAGGTTTTAATAAGCATTGGATCCTATTCTTTTCCCTTTGCTGTACGGCTATACATAGTAATTTCAACTAATTACATGTTTAATTAGTTGTTCATGAAGTTTttgtctaatatatatatatatatatttcattttacttACTCTTTTAGTAATATTATTGTGTAGGAAAGCCTCACTATAACTATGGACAATCGCGAAAAGTTTCTTGGTCGCGTTGGGTCCAAATCATTTGGGTTTCATCATTAGCATGACTCAATGGTATAATATATACTTccattttattctattttatttatgtcaAAGAAATGTTCCACCTAGAAAGTTGTAAGGCTGTGtttattaattatctttaaaaatagtggaattatttttttgtatgcaTGTAAAAGAGTGTTGCCAATAAAGAGTTGCAAGGGGATGCCACCCACTACAATGCAAGTAAAGGATGGATAAATGATGCATCTAAATCTCGATGTGTAAAAGTTAGGTTATTTGTAGTAGTAAAACGTAAAACtatcttttcattattttctatggtaatataaatatttaccaATTGaaattatactatatttttcaagaaaagatGCTTGAGATTCAAGCCCAGGAGGGTGGTACTCTTGTTTCTGACTTATCTAAGCAATCGGGCTATGTTCGAGATTTAAGATATAAGTCACAACTTAAACATTCAAGTGCAACtgaatttcttaatgaagagaTAAATAGGTTGCGATAACAAATCAAAGAGTTACAGGAGTTTAAGACTGCCACTACCACTCGGTTGAAGGAGTTGAAGGCCATACATAGTTTCATGTCACAACAAACTAGCACTTCTAGTTCATTTTGGCTTAGCTTCTCAACCACCACCTCCATCATTGAGTTGACATCATTATGTGGTTTAATGTTACTTATTGGTCACTTTTGTTTTGGAAAGTTTTGGAATAGTACTTGGACATCGTTGCAAATATGGTTTGCTTGATGAAACAAATGTTTTGACCTATACTTATATTTTATAggttattctatttttatattattaaatgcttcatttatataatatcattttatatttgaaattgttgAATAACCTATAGTTTTATATGGGTTCAATAgaattatgtaaaattttaaaaattaacaataatattatatttaggaaggaaattattagttttattattaGTCTCCGAATGTGAATAGAGCTATTTTGGGATAAAATTGTTTAATTGCCTAAACATTATTAgcttttaaagatgaaattattttatcaccGACCTATTTGTCAACATTTTAgagtaaaaacattttatcCTTAAATGTAAGTGAAAATATTTAGAGATAAAATTATTTGGTTGCAAAAACCATGTGTTAACATGATggagataaaaatattttgtttcttaatgtAACCTTCAAAgacaaaataattttgttgtctaatgaattttaattattcatatctACAAATATAGGATTACTCGATTATATAGACAagagatgaatttttttttgttggaaaagCCCTTTCTGAACATGTACTTTATTGTGGTGGCtacataaaaatgattatgaACTTTTATTTGCCATTTTAAGAAGGAAATCATTTGTGatcaaaaagcaattttttatcttttaagttttataatttatttacatattatttaCCTCTTTTAAGTTTTACACATTATACAAATTCAAACCATGAGTTTTATAATTCAACAATatcgaatttatattaaaggtgtcttttAAAGAGATATCTTTAGTatacattcaatttttttttaattgtataaatgatataaaaattatggacGGTGTCTTTTAAAGAAAcacatttaatatataaatttgattttgtggaattatgaaagacacttttaatataaattcaattttttttaacacgattgacttcaaaaaaaaattgtgaaaatgtgTTTCTTGAAGACACACCtctaatataaattcaatttttcggAATTATGGAAGGTATATCTTGAAGAGATATCTatgatttaaattcaaattttttataacatgtaTCATTGATATAAACATTATGGAAAATGTGACacatttaatttaaagtcaatttttttttttttttaacatgtatcattaatatgaaaattatggaaTGTGTCACTTGCTAACGTGGTAAAAAATGTTGTaagtttgttaatatttttacaactaccattttttaagattttttttaaagttgttgtataagttaaaaaaacccATGGATCTAGTGGATTAGGTTCATTGTTGACACAATTTGAGCTTctaatatgtatataaaatacCGAATTATAGAAtaacactatttaaaatttgaataatggAATAACACTATTTAAGATTTGTAAGTTGGTGTTACTAGGAATATGAATGGGACAAATCCGATATGAGATGCCCTATTACTCTTATTACCATAATCTAAATAAATTATGTAAGCCCAAAGGTtttcctaatcaggttttgatgataacaaaccatgattAAGTTACTAGTTGGTTCGAATTGTAAAAAATCTCatgtattaatttggaaatttatcaaaggacctaatggatacaagatcaagacattttggaatttaatcataggaaacaaatgtaagatgaatgcatgagtgcacttaggttttatatatcttttatgcatatttgaaaactctgtttattctttaaaattacaatttcattaaaacccgagttttatcaaatgtaccttaggcaaacgtttcaaaattgacatatttatttacctaaagactttactttgcctaagtgttagaaaagaaaataacagaaaaagataggttttcaaggccaaaaggctgaaccggtcgaggcactggccaaccggctcaaccgatTGGGGAACCGATTGACCGGttacccttgtccggtcgaggagtgttaaaaacactctctctcatccaatAGCTTTCCTTTCCCGGTTAAAGCACCCTCCTtcccggtcgacccccagctcgccCGGTTGAGactgctttttgtttttcttggctcccaaggttagaaacctataaattgagagctctacTTCATTTATAATATAGAGAACACTTACATtcaattgtctacccacttgttcttgcattctcttatttctttcttgatGCATTAAATCtacacttgcatatcctttaatGCACATTTGTGTTTCATCCtaactttgatttgtatttgagatATCATTGAGTAAGACTGAGAGAttcattcttataaaaattaagtgttaaaaccttcaagagagttgaatcttgaagagattgtgtaagagccaaTTGGagttggaatccaagtgtaaaggagattggaagcttggttgaaacttcaagttagtggaaccctcactcggttaggagattgaggagagtgaacgtaagcaaggaagtgtcgaactactataaaatctgagtttgctttctctaactcttcctctttatttttgtttctattgtgtttgaa
Above is a genomic segment from Vitis riparia cultivar Riparia Gloire de Montpellier isolate 1030 chromosome 14, EGFV_Vit.rip_1.0, whole genome shotgun sequence containing:
- the LOC117931303 gene encoding uncharacterized protein YtfP isoform X1, producing the protein MSFTLVRFIHTSISRNHGFPIMSPKKRLFTTAATSTSQKSSEERLVVVGGGAAGVYGAIRAKTVAPNLDVVIIEKGKPLSKVKISGGGRCNVTNGHCLDKMILAEHYPRGNKEFRGSFFSMHGPVDTMSWFSDHGVNLKTEDDGRVFPVSNSSSSVIECLMSEMKKRRVLLQTGKVVTTVSTTVGGKFLLKIEKRTINSVEYLEADYLLIASGSSRQGYALATQLGHSIIDPVPSLFTFKIEDPHLAELSGVTFHKVKANLKLDNVQKNKPQLSQVGPMLVTHWGFSGPVILRLSAWGARDLFNSGYRGILLVDFTPDLHIEDVKTILIQHKDHFAKQKVLNSCPSKFGLVKRFWKYILDREGLDGNILWASVSNNSLYSVASLLKHCSFGVTGKGIFKDEFVTAGGVPLSEISLNTMESRIQSHLFFAGEVLNVDGVTGGFNFQNAWTGGYIAGTSIGKLALDATLEEVI
- the LOC117930034 gene encoding uncharacterized protein LOC117930034, coding for MAKKKPTPFPSPSTDSGENVAEAEASVTGECERALLVLRKGNHAKALRLIKDLCVRHPSSAVAHIVQGDILCQFATVIDDLRLKHRHLKSAAESMQRATLLSPDSIEFGYMYASVLFDLCEDGKAYEEVVQECKRALSIKPKKESPVKDSYLGVSIPVKNLMETREALFSLMKICSLSDSVKNLEKADEEEKLESIHLEGSPVLIKSVTKGPIETKEETETQDEKRMEIETRVAEERLLPQRLKTPESHNQTDGACDLFLGPHKPGQRKEYLNEKEIKPHVDQMEQIKTYWNSIDDDKKRGLLKVRICDLKAHFESSKDDTVMEILSEAIGFAEENKSWSFLACCHCDEKFGDIEPYRKHINQKHMGSLSPELCSVMPQEVDRHWADMIVKGRWKPVDIPAALKTLDSHSSAEGGIHKWPLSDDSEREKILEEIHVMFKTLLRRKYLAASHLSLIMEYTVIEMQANFLASQLLTHGLDKTPLCICFLGVPHLQQILDYLRVVAQACGINDSEKIGSIQEMASGRDKFQIKERIVLSGDSLILLLDKRFLGEAANAANGWAVTFGIKDQGDYALPETDSLVSWLFRGPSMEELEEVWARLREFRKHKGEEIFHILGKEFSLLESLCRRKCEQLGYAKALESVESICLKEFKDRKQPGFVPRSYESLLERRREELEKDDDAMSISVRFELDVISNILKEAQGLRADQLERDQNDLESDEDDGSEEREYVLIALSQKMERHRASPELCKLDARIMQCIDGRKQLEFELAVASSDDYRLVMVILLKLFIRAHLLELAEKYAKEKYDAATETMLAQLAIDANKLLTKEMIMGNRHRENQSIRK